The window ATCTCAAGCGCTCTCAATATAAGATTATTATGCAGCAGTATGAAGCTAAACAACTTCATATGAAGCATGAAATTAAGAAGAGAAAAGAGGAAATCTATCATAAAATACCATTGATTAAGGTGTTAGATGATGAAATAGCCTCAAACAGTATTGATACGACTTGCTATATCATTGAACATCCTGAAGAATCTGCGGACAAGCTGGAAGAACTTCAAGAGAATAACTTAATTTTATCCAAAAAGAAGTTTCATCTCCTTGTTGAAAATGGCTATTCTGAGAATTATATGCAACCAGAATACGCTTGTCCCATGTGTAAAGATACAGGATATATCGGTCGTGATAAGTGCTCTTGCTTAAAACAAGCCATGATTGATATTGCCTATGAGCAATCCAACATCAAAACAGCTATCCAAGAGGAAAACTTTGATACGTTTTCGTTACATTATTACTCTGACGAAACGGACCCAAGGTATAACTTATCCCCGCTGGAGAATGCTCATATTGTATATGACAAATGTAAAAAATTCGTAGCCCACTTTGATAATACATTCACCAACATGATTCTCTATGGTCAAGCAGGATTAGGCAAGACCTTTTTATGCAATTGCATTGCTAAGGCTCTACTGGATACCTCCCATACGGTCATCTACTTAACAGCCTTTCAGTTATTTAAGTTGTTTGAGGATTATAAGTTTAACAATGATGATTCTAAGGTACCTGATGAACAGATTGAGTCAATTTTTGATTGTGATTTACTCATCATTGATGACTTGGGTACAGAACTCAATACACGCTTCACAGGTGTGGAGTTATTCAACTGTCTGAATACAAGGCTATTGAATAAGAAGTCAACCCTTATATCCACCAACCTGTCCCCCACAGATTGGTCTAAACAGTACTCTGACAGGATTGTATCAAGGATATTTGGTAACTATGAACCTCTAAAATTATTTGGTTCGGATATTCGGCTTAAAAAATATACATAGGATTGAAATATAAGAAATTTAATATTGACTATTTTAATTATAGTGATATAATAGATGAAGTGATGCGCACGTGTGGCTCAATTGGATAGAGCATCCGGCTTCGGACCGGAGGGTTGTGGGTTCGAGTCCTACCACGTGTGTTATTGAAAGCCTATGTTTACGACTGATTCGTATGCATAGGTTATTTAATTAAAAATGTTTAGTATCTATAAAATAAGGCTTAGAAAAGTTCCAGGTATTATACCTGGAACTTATTTGCGCAATACAAATATTTAATGAATAGTTTAATTATAAATAATCACTAGCGTTAATTATTCCGTACAAAAATCTCAAACCACATCATCTATTAGGTTATTGTCATATGCTAAACAAAAATCATCGTTTATTTTTATAACTGATAGGATAAATAGCCTTAAAAATATCATATAATTTTGTCTATGTATTTTTTCATCATCACCAATATTTGGTTGAGTATGGCTATATTTATTTCTTAAATCTAACCCATTATTAAATTGGGATTTATTAAGATAATAGTTGATATAGTCTTGTTCTGGTCTTGAAAACAATAAATCTTCAAATTCAACCATATTTTTATCAGCTAGACAATCAATAATAGTCCTTTCTGATTGAGAATATCTCCAATAGCTAACTACTTCATTATTATATAAATCTTTTAAAATCAGAATGAGAGGTTTATTACTTAAAATTATATATCCATTATTATCAGTTGATAAATATTTATTATCAACAAGCCATTTGACATCTGTGATACAATAATCGGCATATTCATTGAGATTGACTTTTTCATTACATAATAATTCATAATAGCTATCATAAGATTTTTTTGATTTTTCATTATAGCCTAAACCACTTTGGTCGGAAAAGAGTAAAAATGTAACATACTTATACTCATCGCCAACACCATAGACATATTTCTTACTTACTATCGATGGTATGGCTTTATATATAAGGTGTTCAGAACTAATTTCAAGTAACTCAAAGTCAATTTTTCCTTCTTGAACAAACAAAGAGAATTGCTTAAGTACAAACTCCATAGCTGGCATAATATTAGTGCATTTCTCAAGAAAAGTAGAATTTGTTGAAGGCATACTAACCTTAAAATTTTGAACATTAAATTCATTAGAAAGATATATCTCAAAGAACCATTCAATAACTTCTTCAAGTCTAATCCCAATGCTAAATAATTCATTGTAATATCCGGTCAATTGAAGTAATGTTAAAATATTCATTCGCTCAAAGGCTATTCCTTTTCTATAAGCATTTCTTGAAGAAGTAATTATAAATCTCTCAAATACGCCCATCTGATTAAATTTATTAACAAATATACATCTCATCTGTAAATCTACATAGTCAAACAAATAAATAAAATTATTTAATAGAGTTGCATAATCCATATTTTCTTCAAGCCATCTTGTACTATATGTTAAAGTTAATGATTGCCCCTCCATCTTAGTGATAACTTCACTATGCTGTGTTTTGGAAAAATGCACAATTGTTTCCATAAGCATACCAGAATTTTCATTAAACAACTGCTTTTCTAGTTCTTCAACTTTCTTTTTTGATTT is drawn from Vallitalea pronyensis and contains these coding sequences:
- a CDS encoding ATP-binding protein, yielding MNLKRSQYKIIMQQYEAKQLHMKHEIKKRKEEIYHKIPLIKVLDDEIASNSIDTTCYIIEHPEESADKLEELQENNLILSKKKFHLLVENGYSENYMQPEYACPMCKDTGYIGRDKCSCLKQAMIDIAYEQSNIKTAIQEENFDTFSLHYYSDETDPRYNLSPLENAHIVYDKCKKFVAHFDNTFTNMILYGQAGLGKTFLCNCIAKALLDTSHTVIYLTAFQLFKLFEDYKFNNDDSKVPDEQIESIFDCDLLIIDDLGTELNTRFTGVELFNCLNTRLLNKKSTLISTNLSPTDWSKQYSDRIVSRIFGNYEPLKLFGSDIRLKKYT